Proteins from a single region of Cotesia glomerata isolate CgM1 unplaced genomic scaffold, MPM_Cglom_v2.3 scaffold_11, whole genome shotgun sequence:
- the LOC123273573 gene encoding uncharacterized protein LOC123273573 translates to MYHVSSPRTFNQKITSLERFKLERHSGNVCIQNLPQQNNLTDCGVFVCKFAHYICKNAPFTFTAADMPKIRRTMMEEIVLLKLQPITPQEPQTSTISRSISAFARDLKQARVPTKTCSKKKEPPRKSSTSKELSSTMKPLCEIRTNLEGVYLHQSANLHQGDPRFHEDRRNAQCTAIAAYSIAALILNNGEISRTFLDNIVRDGDQYYVDSKKENQVKEAFLQPEELLKIFHVNHQEVTIDIDQCGGGHFFSSGLITSLTAAIDYCVEIFIYRKNYLGRHVYHHGHHGFTTFFQWVAVDCSPEDMLRLAVMVALVVTTDQPAVALDAIHVIEESCGFLPPELKLAKAILQMPSPELEPMRLSNIADIEVLSESPVSMARSISAPMLATFSRDN, encoded by the exons ATGTATCACG TATCTTCACCAAGaacatttaatcaaaaaatcacgtcATTGGAGCGATTCAAATTGGAAAGACATTCAGGAAACG TTTGTATTCAGAACTTGCCTCAACAAAACAACTTAACGGATTGTGGTGTTTTTGTGTGTAAATTTGCTCattatatatgtaaaaatGCACCGTTTACATTTACTGCTGCTGACATGCCAAAAATTCGAAGAACAATGATGGAggaaattgttttattaaagttgCAACCAATAACACCTCAAGAACCCCAGACTTCCACAATCAGTCGATCAATATCGGCATTTGCGAGAGATCTTAAACAAGCACGTGTCCCAACAAAGACGTGTTCCAAAAAGAAGGAGCCACCAAGGAAATCTTCGACTTCT AAGGAGCTTTCTTCAACCATGAAACCGCTTTGTGAGATACGGACTAACTTAGAAGGGGTCTATTTGCACCAATCGGCAAATTTGCATCAAGGTGATCCACGATTTCATGAAGATCGCCGAAATGCTCAATGTACGGCCATTGCGGCGTACAGTATAGCTGCATTGATCTTAAATAACGGAGAAATTTCAAGGACATTCTTAGACAATATTGTGAGAGATGGAGATCAATATTATGTAGACAGCAAAAAAGAGAATCAAGTAAAGGAGGCATTTCTACAACCTGAAGAGCTGCTGAAGATATTCCATGTTAATCATCAAGAAGTAACAATTGATATCGATCAATGTGGTGGAGGACACTTTTTTTCATCGGGTCTTATTACTTCTCTGACTGCTGCTATTGATTATTGTGTAGAGATTT ttatttatagaaaaaattatcttg GTCGCCATGTTTACCACCATGGTCACCACGGGTTTACGACCTTCTTCCAGTGGGTAGCAGTCGATTGCAGCCCAGAG GACATGTTGCGTCTGGCCGTTATGGTCGCACTCGTGGTCACTACTGACCAACCTGCGGTGGCCCTAGATGCAATCCATGTGATCGAGGAGAGTTGTGGTTTCCTGCCACCTGAGCTGAAGTTGGCTAAGGCCATCCTCCAGATGCCTTCGCCTGAGCTCGAGCCTATGAGATTGTCCAACATCGCTGACATTGAGGTCCTGTCAGAGAGCCCTGTGAGCATGGCTCGGTCCATTTCTGCTCCTATG ttagcTACATTTTCTCGTGACAattga
- the LOC123273626 gene encoding uncharacterized protein LOC123273626: MGKRKKPGLFPNQPQKLKPWSAETKNKTGRSFNSQMQGAIYSLYKFMKEEADNKGPMIPLSQVRNRVARALEISTRSVTKYVNIGRSGADFDTPGKKRPRKKVKRDVHESIKNDIRNTIYELCKQQTEIFLLMDREKRFAEFYTILALPTNVVMAFITLSKGRIL; this comes from the exons ATGGGTAAACGGAAGAAGCCAGGATTATTCCCAAATCAGCCTCAAAAACTAAAACCTTGGAGTGCGGaaacgaaaaataaaacaggAAGAAGCTTCAATTCTCAGATGCAGGGAGCTATTTATTCGCTGTACAAATTTATGAAAGAAGAAGCTGACAATAAGGGTCCAATGATTCCTCTCAGTCAAGTcag AAATCGAGTAGCTAGAGCTTTAGAGATTTCAACCAGGTCTGTAACAAAGTATGTCAACATTGGACGCTCTGGTGCAGACTTTGACACTCCTGGGAAAAAACGACCAAGGAAAAAAGTCAAACGAGATGTTCATGAATCTATCAAAAACGACATTCGTAATACTATTTACGAACTTTGCAAGCAac AGAccgaaatatttcttttaatggACAGAGAGAAACGCTTCGCAGAGTTTTACACGATATTGGCTTTACCTACAAACGTCGTAATGGCATTTATTACCTTATCGAAAGGCCGGATATTGTAA
- the LOC123273625 gene encoding uncharacterized protein LOC123273625, with protein MEKYIDAKRQGYYAVFEDETWTYKKGTSKTREWQNNDSRSCSVKSNDTGGRYIICDAGGINGFIPNTSLILSTTKKPTSFDDYHGDIDSEMFHKWMIEKLLPNLPPKSMIVMDNAPYHSVQLEKQPTAKWTRDEIQVWLEKNYVDFKRDSFKAVLLELCRANKKPIKYVIDELLVKNTDHIINRLPPYHCFYNPIEMVQGLEKRHFDKNVGLGHDYSEDSMLMHWKNAVDSVTPEVWQNCVEKVEKRIFENYEREFGNKQKLPNFDEVPDDEDAEFEDSNDPDDLKLPIDADSVRRALFANGNTDSNAKPSVNNDPVTEEKKTEDPVASTMTSDENQLPLRNNLTSFNDCLSELVKRTRRNSDL; from the exons atggaaaaatatattgatgcCAAACGACAGGGCTACTACGCTGTTTTTGAAGATGAAACCTGGACTTATAAAAAAGGAACTAGTAAAACTCGAGAATGGCAAAACAATGATAGCCGAAGCTGCTCTGTGAAATCAAACGATACCGGTGGGCGGTACATTATTTGCGATGCAGGTGGAATAAATGGATTCATCCCGAATACTTCGTTGATTCTTTCAACAACAAAGAAACCAACAAGCTTCGATGATTATCATGGTGACATAGACAGCGAAATGTTCCATAAGTGGATGATTGAAAAACTCCTTCCAAATTTGCCACCAAAATCCATGATAGTCATGGACAATGCTCCATACCACTCTGTGCAA CTTGAAAAACAACCTACGGCAAAGTGGACGAGAGACGAGATACAAGTGtggcttgaaaaaaattacgttgACTTCAAGCGTGACTCATTTAAAGCCGTACTATTGGAACTCTGTAGAGCAAACAAGAAGCCAATCAAATATGTCATCGATGAGCTTCTGGTTAAAAACACTGACCACATAATCAATCGTCTACCACCATACCATTGCTTTTACAACCCGATTGAAATGGTTCAAGGACTGGAGAAACGTCACTTCGATAAAAACGTAGGTCTTGGTCATGACTACTCCGAGGACAGTATGCTGATGCATTGGAAAAATGCTGTGGATTCAGTGACACCAGAAGTATGGCAAAATTGTGTTGAAAAAGtcgaaaaaagaatttttgaaaactatgAACGTGAATTCGGCAACAAGCAAAAACTTCCGAACTTTGACGAAGTACCCGATGATGAAGACGCAGAATTCGAAGACAGTAATGATCCAGATGACTTGAAGCTGCCTATTGATGCTGACTCTGTAAGAAGAGCATTGTTTGCAAATGGCAACACAGACAGTAATGCAAAACCATCAGTAAACAATGACCCAGTTactgaggaaaaaaaaacagaagaTCCCGTAGCATCAACTATGACTTCAGATGAAAATCAATTAC CACTTCGTAACAATTTAACTTCATTTAATGATTGTCTTTCAGAATTGGTTAAAAGAACCAGAAGAAACAGTGATCTCTAA